Proteins encoded by one window of Desulfobaculum bizertense DSM 18034:
- a CDS encoding molybdopterin-dependent oxidoreductase has protein sequence MHKPASSPLRRLILKATLILPFLVGIPQKIFASLQKRFPTRTVDDHVPSFSPETGNLRTRDGKSFPYELLLDGLVKTSVTFRYSELLSLPQHEQTSDFHCVEGWSVEDVIWQGITPAELFSHLEILPEAQFCVFHSLGATPNGPGGLKYYIESLPLSTLLDPKQECLFALKIDGEPLLPERGAPLRVIAPYQLAYKSSKFVHRISFSEKKQDGWWTVANPIYPWDAPVPKSRLRKRNPA, from the coding sequence ATGCACAAGCCTGCAAGCTCCCCCTTGCGCCGACTCATACTAAAGGCCACACTTATACTGCCTTTCCTTGTCGGCATTCCACAAAAAATCTTTGCATCACTTCAAAAACGTTTTCCAACCCGGACAGTGGATGACCACGTCCCTTCCTTTTCTCCTGAAACTGGAAATCTCCGCACCAGAGACGGAAAAAGCTTTCCCTATGAACTGCTCCTTGACGGTCTGGTCAAAACTTCTGTCACCTTCAGATATTCTGAACTTCTTTCGCTTCCCCAGCACGAACAGACCTCGGATTTTCACTGCGTCGAAGGCTGGTCTGTTGAGGATGTCATCTGGCAGGGAATAACTCCAGCCGAACTGTTTTCACACCTTGAAATTTTGCCCGAAGCGCAATTCTGTGTCTTTCATTCTCTTGGGGCAACTCCCAACGGTCCCGGCGGTCTCAAGTATTACATAGAATCGCTCCCCCTGAGCACACTTTTGGACCCCAAACAGGAATGTCTTTTTGCGCTCAAAATTGACGGAGAGCCTCTGCTCCCGGAGCGTGGCGCCCCCCTTCGTGTTATTGCCCCATATCAGCTGGCCTATAAAAGCAGTAAATTTGTGCACCGCATAAGTTTTAGCGAAAAGAAGCAGGACGGGTGGTGGACTGTTGCCAATCCCATTTATCCATGGGATGCCCCTGTGCCCAAAAGCAGGCTTCGAAAACGCAATCCAGCATGA
- a CDS encoding nitroreductase family protein encodes MAEKTVDMNDGGLLELISTRRSIRKYTGEAVPREKILRMLEAGRCAPSGKNNQPFRFLCVGADDPRMEKLAECTHYSRIVKSCSVMLGVFLDRASKYSEMKDYQAAGACLQNMWLAAHAQDLGAVWLGEIVNRPEDVCSVLGVDDSKYELMAFLAVGQPAEAGKCVRKPLEELMLEDF; translated from the coding sequence ATGGCAGAAAAAACTGTTGATATGAACGACGGCGGATTGCTTGAGCTGATTTCGACCCGTCGAAGCATTCGAAAATACACTGGCGAAGCGGTGCCGCGGGAGAAAATCCTGCGTATGCTGGAAGCTGGGCGCTGTGCTCCCAGTGGAAAGAATAACCAGCCGTTTCGTTTTCTTTGCGTCGGTGCCGATGACCCGCGCATGGAAAAGCTGGCTGAGTGCACGCATTACTCCAGGATTGTGAAATCCTGTTCAGTGATGCTCGGTGTGTTTTTGGATCGGGCGTCCAAGTATTCAGAGATGAAGGATTATCAGGCCGCTGGTGCCTGCCTCCAGAATATGTGGCTGGCTGCTCATGCTCAGGATCTTGGAGCCGTGTGGCTAGGTGAAATCGTCAACAGGCCAGAGGATGTGTGCTCTGTGCTTGGGGTTGACGACTCGAAATATGAATTGATGGCTTTTCTGGCTGTGGGGCAGCCTGCCGAGGCAGGGAAATGCGTCCGCAAGCCTTTGGAAGAGCTGATGCTGGAGGATTTTTAA
- a CDS encoding MBL fold metallo-hydrolase: MKIRQFVLGPYQTNGYLISHDDKAVFVDPGGSPHEVAELVKSEGLKLEHIIVTHVHFDHMLGCAELARQTGATILVPEGDLCLFDEELVSGLEMGLPKVPEFEYELLKPGKTVFAGLKCRVLLTPGHTPGGMSLYFPEIDSVFVGDALFDGAIGRTDFTGGNMQTLLTSIKTQLFTLPEQTKVFPGHGGSTTIGNEKLHNPYFQSGFGIRGF, encoded by the coding sequence ATGAAGATTCGGCAGTTTGTACTTGGTCCCTATCAGACCAACGGATACCTGATTTCACATGATGACAAAGCCGTGTTTGTTGATCCGGGCGGCTCTCCGCACGAGGTCGCAGAGCTGGTCAAAAGTGAAGGGTTGAAGCTTGAACATATTATTGTGACCCATGTGCACTTTGACCACATGCTTGGCTGCGCAGAGCTGGCACGTCAGACTGGAGCCACTATTCTGGTTCCGGAAGGCGACCTTTGTCTCTTTGACGAAGAGCTGGTTTCTGGTCTTGAAATGGGACTGCCCAAAGTGCCTGAGTTCGAGTATGAACTTCTGAAGCCGGGCAAGACAGTGTTTGCGGGCCTGAAATGCCGGGTGCTTTTGACTCCTGGGCATACTCCGGGTGGCATGTCTCTGTACTTCCCGGAAATTGACAGTGTGTTTGTGGGAGACGCCCTTTTTGATGGCGCTATTGGCCGTACAGACTTTACTGGTGGCAACATGCAGACTCTGCTGACGTCCATCAAAACGCAGCTTTTTACCCTGCCGGAGCAGACCAAGGTCTTTCCCGGACATGGTGGTTCCACGACCATTGGAAACGAAAAGCTGCATAATCCCTACTTTCAGTCTGGGTTTGGAATCCGGGGATTCTAA
- a CDS encoding flavodoxin family protein, whose protein sequence is MMTDTSESLRQSAIFSCSPSAHGCCDIAADNFAQGVQAAGGALRGDFLRRYKIEPCQGCYRCKHDRNRACYLTKIDHSDSLFQRLYDAPFAFFSAPIYFYHVPAHFKAWIDRSQCYFLRKEDGDETLNALPRRKAYVSLCAGRKDGEKLFEGTLLTLKYFLRIFNFELQEPYLYRGSDAGDPELADTIRQEMQALGERAWQESL, encoded by the coding sequence ATGATGACTGATACTTCTGAATCTCTTCGACAGAGCGCCATTTTTTCCTGTAGCCCAAGCGCTCATGGGTGTTGTGACATTGCTGCCGATAATTTTGCTCAGGGAGTGCAGGCTGCTGGTGGGGCGCTTCGGGGAGATTTTCTCCGGCGTTACAAGATTGAACCGTGTCAGGGGTGTTACCGCTGCAAACATGACCGAAACCGTGCGTGTTATCTGACCAAGATAGACCACAGTGACAGCCTGTTTCAGCGTTTGTACGACGCCCCTTTTGCGTTCTTTTCTGCCCCGATTTATTTCTATCATGTCCCTGCCCACTTTAAGGCATGGATAGATCGAAGCCAGTGCTATTTCCTCCGCAAGGAAGACGGTGATGAGACCCTGAACGCGTTGCCTCGTCGCAAGGCGTATGTTTCACTTTGTGCGGGGCGAAAGGATGGGGAAAAGCTCTTTGAGGGGACTTTGCTGACCCTGAAATACTTTTTGCGAATTTTTAACTTTGAACTTCAGGAACCGTATTTGTATCGCGGAAGTGATGCAGGAGACCCTGAGCTGGCGGATACGATTCGGCAGGAGATGCAGGCACTTGGGGAAAGAGCCTGGCAGGAGTCTTTGTAG
- a CDS encoding ComF family protein has product MFQRIGQGLRDFIGTRCVLCGSVLPREPHCCSVLRQELAQRNGIRRLAHAVYSVKKRYCGERAGETGVFFRNTDESPALHLWQTLEKTLETTDGWKDCTELAGQWPGRVQGRSPLVLTSEGFGASATEAAPSFSQLWGGLLCSECQARLRIRLGGYCPVCGEMYADAEREPWSCGACRRSPRPWSALHFFAAYDDVLRQLILDYKFSGRLGLGRVLQHCLVMACLRDGWPDGDDWIVVPVPLHASRLAWRGFNQSLELARGLGAFGVSVCSGALERIIKTRPQLELSAGERRTNLRGAFAADASQVMGKRVLLVDDVMTTGGTLEAAGKALLRAGVRQLEACVLARTGPR; this is encoded by the coding sequence GTGTTCCAGCGCATAGGGCAGGGGCTGCGGGACTTTATTGGTACCCGTTGCGTGCTTTGTGGGAGCGTGCTTCCACGAGAGCCTCACTGCTGTTCTGTGCTGCGTCAGGAACTGGCCCAGAGAAATGGGATCAGACGCCTTGCGCATGCTGTGTACTCTGTCAAAAAACGATATTGTGGGGAGAGGGCAGGAGAGACTGGTGTTTTTTTTCGAAATACTGACGAATCTCCTGCACTCCACCTGTGGCAGACTCTGGAAAAAACACTGGAGACAACTGACGGGTGGAAAGACTGTACCGAGCTGGCTGGGCAATGGCCCGGCAGAGTGCAGGGGCGTTCTCCGCTTGTCCTGACATCGGAGGGATTTGGGGCCTCTGCGACTGAAGCTGCACCGAGTTTTTCCCAGCTTTGGGGAGGACTGCTGTGCTCTGAGTGTCAGGCCCGGCTACGTATTCGACTTGGGGGCTACTGCCCCGTGTGTGGTGAAATGTATGCCGATGCCGAACGCGAGCCGTGGAGTTGCGGAGCGTGTCGGCGAAGCCCTCGGCCGTGGTCCGCGCTACATTTTTTTGCGGCGTATGATGATGTGCTGCGTCAGCTTATTTTGGACTATAAATTTTCTGGACGGCTTGGGCTTGGTCGTGTTTTACAGCACTGTCTTGTTATGGCCTGCCTGAGGGATGGCTGGCCAGATGGCGATGACTGGATTGTTGTGCCTGTGCCGCTTCATGCAAGCCGCCTTGCGTGGCGAGGATTTAACCAGAGTCTGGAGCTGGCCCGGGGACTTGGTGCTTTTGGTGTTTCCGTGTGTAGCGGAGCGCTGGAGCGAATTATTAAAACTCGCCCCCAGCTGGAGCTTTCGGCAGGAGAGCGTCGCACAAATCTGCGCGGTGCCTTTGCTGCGGATGCGTCGCAGGTGATGGGCAAACGGGTGCTTCTTGTGGATGATGTGATGACCACGGGAGGAACTCTTGAGGCCGCAGGCAAGGCGTTGCTGCGGGCCGGAGTTCGCCAGCTGGAGGCCTGTGTGCTTGCGCGCACGGGACCGCGTTAA
- a CDS encoding GGDEF domain-containing protein gives METLTSMECLVPTQRKLCELLAEAGVPVEPRWYSLFFYMRSLEYNDALTDDQKCCIHELFREIIEKKNFSDAAFVEISRRQEEIVSTPYRRRLKLALTESAALLSEVKLLYHRRTGEVVNLGDETVKKLQSGAPPEELVSELRESFHQVVEGMNEDVCNLKRLVHTDALTGLVNRRGFDRKLARCCTVPDTLVSLLMLDIDLFKNVNDTYGHPFGDQVLKIVGQLLHEAVQKKCPDWCLAARYGGEEFAVIAPEIQSDDAVELAEAIRRSIAKHRFKIRSVDGNVLKHDFRITVSVGVASLVPQWSDRLAERLVQCADSALYRAKQSGRNRVCVYAAE, from the coding sequence ATGGAGACACTCACGAGCATGGAATGTCTTGTTCCCACGCAAAGGAAGCTGTGTGAACTGCTGGCTGAGGCTGGTGTTCCGGTCGAGCCACGATGGTATTCCCTGTTTTTTTACATGCGAAGCCTTGAATACAACGATGCGCTTACTGATGACCAAAAATGCTGTATTCATGAGCTGTTTCGGGAAATCATCGAAAAAAAGAATTTTAGCGATGCAGCCTTCGTCGAAATATCACGGCGGCAGGAGGAGATCGTCAGTACCCCGTACCGCAGGCGGCTTAAGCTTGCGCTGACAGAATCTGCTGCGCTTTTGTCCGAAGTGAAACTTTTGTACCATCGCCGCACTGGCGAGGTCGTGAATCTTGGCGACGAAACCGTGAAAAAACTGCAAAGCGGCGCCCCGCCCGAAGAGCTTGTTTCCGAGCTTCGGGAGTCCTTCCATCAGGTTGTGGAGGGCATGAATGAGGACGTATGCAACCTGAAACGTCTGGTGCACACCGATGCTTTGACAGGCTTGGTGAATCGCCGCGGGTTTGATCGTAAGCTCGCCCGCTGCTGCACTGTGCCAGATACCCTCGTGTCGCTTCTTATGCTGGACATTGACCTGTTCAAAAATGTGAATGACACGTACGGCCATCCCTTTGGGGATCAGGTCCTAAAAATCGTGGGGCAGCTTTTGCACGAAGCAGTGCAGAAAAAATGCCCCGACTGGTGCCTCGCCGCCCGGTATGGCGGTGAGGAGTTCGCGGTAATCGCACCTGAGATTCAGAGCGATGACGCGGTGGAACTGGCAGAAGCCATTCGCCGTTCCATTGCAAAGCATCGTTTCAAAATACGGAGTGTGGACGGCAACGTCCTCAAGCATGATTTCAGAATAACGGTGTCTGTGGGAGTTGCTTCCCTTGTACCACAGTGGTCAGACCGTTTGGCCGAACGCCTAGTACAATGTGCTGATAGTGCACTGTATAGGGCAAAGCAGAGTGGCCGCAATCGTGTATGCGTCTATGCCGCAGAGTAA
- the rplU gene encoding 50S ribosomal protein L21, giving the protein MYAIVETGGKQFRVEEGRTINIQKIQAEAGSDLVLDKVLLVDKSGDVSVGQPYVENAKVSCEVVAHGRDKKIVVFHKRRRQDSRKKQGHRQDFTTIKIKAIEA; this is encoded by the coding sequence ATGTATGCAATAGTTGAGACTGGCGGCAAGCAGTTCCGAGTTGAGGAAGGCCGCACAATCAATATTCAGAAGATTCAGGCAGAAGCCGGTTCCGATCTGGTTCTGGACAAGGTTCTGCTGGTGGATAAGTCTGGTGACGTTTCCGTTGGTCAGCCTTACGTTGAGAACGCAAAGGTATCCTGCGAAGTCGTCGCTCACGGTCGCGATAAAAAGATCGTTGTTTTCCACAAGCGTCGTCGTCAGGACTCCCGCAAGAAGCAGGGCCACAGGCAGGACTTCACAACCATTAAGATCAAAGCTATCGAAGCTTAA
- the rpmA gene encoding 50S ribosomal protein L27: MAHKKAGGSSRNGRDSIGQRRGVKRYGGQQVLAGNILVRQLGTKFHPGENVGMGRDYTLFALVDGEVKFEKFMRRKKVKTRIRVVANQA, from the coding sequence ATGGCTCATAAAAAAGCAGGCGGAAGCTCCAGAAACGGTCGCGACTCTATCGGTCAGAGAAGAGGCGTGAAACGCTATGGTGGTCAGCAGGTTCTGGCCGGCAACATCCTCGTGCGTCAGCTCGGCACCAAGTTCCACCCCGGTGAGAACGTTGGCATGGGCAGAGATTACACTCTGTTCGCCCTGGTCGACGGCGAAGTGAAATTTGAGAAATTTATGCGCCGCAAGAAGGTCAAGACCCGCATTCGCGTGGTTGCTAACCAGGCCTAA
- the obgE gene encoding GTPase ObgE — translation MRFVDEARISVRSGNGGNGCVSFRREAHVPKGGPNGGNGGKGGDVIFRASEKLLTLYDFRLKRRYEARNGQPGMGSQCNGRNADDLIIDLPVGTLLYQIDEDENETLIADLSENGKEVAVCSGGRGGFGNEHFKSPTMRTPRFAQPGEKGEEMNVRLELKILADAGLLGLPNAGKSTFISTISAARPKIAPYPFTTLIPNLGVLINDFGEHFVVADIPGLIEGAHEGLGLGHQFLKHVERTSFLVHVLSAEELDADDPWAGFDLLNEELRRYSDELAKRPQLEVINKIDLLSEEELNALKERAAQEKRPVFFMSALEGDGVDALVEKMWRLYEQSREQR, via the coding sequence ATGCGCTTTGTCGATGAAGCAAGAATTTCCGTGCGTTCCGGCAATGGTGGCAATGGCTGCGTGTCGTTTCGCCGTGAAGCTCATGTCCCCAAAGGCGGCCCTAATGGCGGCAATGGTGGCAAGGGTGGAGACGTCATCTTTCGGGCATCAGAAAAACTTCTGACCCTGTATGACTTCCGCCTCAAGCGCCGTTATGAAGCCAGAAATGGCCAGCCCGGCATGGGATCTCAGTGTAACGGCAGAAATGCCGACGACCTGATTATTGACCTGCCCGTTGGGACGCTTCTCTATCAGATTGACGAAGACGAAAACGAGACCCTGATTGCTGACCTTTCCGAAAACGGAAAGGAAGTTGCTGTGTGCAGTGGTGGTCGCGGTGGTTTTGGCAACGAGCATTTTAAGTCGCCAACCATGCGCACCCCGCGTTTTGCCCAGCCCGGCGAAAAGGGCGAAGAAATGAACGTCCGTCTTGAGCTGAAAATTCTGGCAGACGCGGGCCTTCTTGGATTGCCAAACGCTGGCAAGTCCACCTTTATTTCTACGATTTCCGCAGCTCGTCCAAAAATCGCCCCATATCCGTTTACGACCCTGATTCCGAACCTCGGCGTTCTGATCAATGACTTTGGGGAGCACTTTGTTGTTGCAGACATCCCCGGTCTTATTGAAGGCGCACACGAAGGTCTCGGCCTCGGTCATCAGTTCCTCAAGCACGTTGAGCGGACCAGTTTTCTGGTGCATGTGCTCAGTGCCGAAGAACTGGACGCAGACGACCCGTGGGCAGGCTTTGACCTGCTGAATGAAGAACTCCGCCGCTACAGCGATGAGCTGGCCAAGCGCCCGCAGCTGGAAGTCATTAACAAGATTGACTTGCTGTCCGAAGAGGAGCTGAATGCCCTCAAGGAGCGCGCCGCTCAGGAAAAGAGACCGGTGTTCTTCATGTCTGCGCTCGAAGGTGACGGCGTGGACGCTCTTGTTGAGAAGATGTGGCGCCTGTATGAACAGAGCAGAGAGCAGAGGTAA
- the proB gene encoding glutamate 5-kinase — protein MDVNEHRQSVLKSARRVVVKVGSAVLTNSEGLDLRVVNRLADQLAALHDKGVDIVLVSSGAVAAGRGLVAGELKGLPGRQAASAIGQSRLMHAYDEAFERYGVVSAQILLTRDDLRNRTRFLNARNTFASLLGQRVIPIVNENDTVAVQELKFGDNDSLASLVVNLVQADLLINLTSAAGVYDANPDRDPHAKALKSIENIACLDLDTTCDGKTTVGTGGMYSKLMSARRVAQLGIPTLVVSGKERFVLDRIFSGEELGTWVLPEEHKISRRKFWIAYNNTPDGSVTVDPGAARAVLEHGKSLLPAGIRSVEGDFESGALVKILDESGDMIGVGLSNYSASDLQKVQGHRSEDISKVLGHCNYEEAIHRDNMLIDAAV, from the coding sequence ATGGACGTAAATGAACATCGTCAGAGCGTACTGAAAAGTGCGCGGCGGGTTGTGGTCAAGGTTGGCAGCGCTGTTTTGACGAACAGTGAGGGCCTTGATTTGCGTGTGGTCAACAGGCTGGCAGACCAGCTTGCGGCACTGCACGACAAAGGTGTGGATATTGTCCTGGTGTCGTCTGGCGCAGTTGCTGCCGGGCGTGGGCTTGTTGCTGGCGAACTCAAGGGTTTGCCGGGGCGTCAGGCTGCTTCGGCCATTGGTCAGAGTCGGCTCATGCACGCCTATGATGAAGCCTTTGAACGCTATGGCGTTGTGTCCGCACAGATTTTGCTGACCCGTGATGATTTGCGAAACCGGACCCGTTTTCTCAACGCGCGAAATACCTTTGCGAGTCTGCTTGGTCAGCGTGTGATTCCTATTGTGAACGAGAATGACACTGTCGCTGTTCAGGAACTGAAATTTGGCGACAATGATTCTCTGGCAAGTCTGGTGGTCAATCTGGTTCAGGCTGATCTGCTGATTAACCTGACTTCGGCCGCTGGCGTGTACGACGCCAACCCGGACCGGGACCCTCATGCCAAGGCTCTCAAGAGCATTGAAAATATTGCCTGTCTTGATCTGGACACAACATGTGACGGCAAGACCACGGTGGGCACTGGCGGCATGTACTCCAAACTGATGTCTGCCCGTCGGGTGGCGCAGCTTGGAATTCCAACGCTGGTGGTCTCTGGCAAGGAGCGCTTTGTGCTCGACCGGATTTTTTCTGGCGAAGAGCTGGGCACCTGGGTTTTGCCAGAAGAACACAAAATTTCTCGTCGCAAGTTCTGGATTGCGTATAACAATACGCCAGACGGTTCCGTAACCGTTGATCCGGGTGCTGCCCGTGCGGTTTTGGAGCATGGCAAAAGTTTGCTCCCCGCAGGAATCCGAAGTGTCGAAGGCGACTTCGAGAGCGGTGCACTGGTCAAGATCCTTGATGAATCAGGCGACATGATTGGTGTCGGCCTGAGCAATTATTCCGCGAGTGACCTGCAAAAAGTACAGGGACACCGCAGTGAAGATATTTCCAAGGTCCTTGGGCACTGCAATTACGAAGAAGCTATCCACAGAGATAACATGCTGATAGACGCAGCCGTATAA
- a CDS encoding chemotaxis protein: MAKTDILLESGTNELEILELFITGRSASGGDPEQSFFGVNVAKVMQVIESPQLTPPESASNECYMGTISLRKHIVPVLDLAVWLGIEREPHPFEVVMVTEFSKAVTGFLVSGVTEIHRVGWGDVAPPHEYVSRMGSTSIIGMVNRNKHFIQLLDLEQIITSLEMDSTRFDIAPETVASRKYRALVVDDSPTIRMMLSRNLQAANFELQVTGNGQEAFEYAQHIAEKAENEGRPVQDYLDIVIADIEMPLMDGFTLTRRIKEDDRLTEIPVILYSSLITKELRHKGESVGAVDQISKPDMDQMAERAISILEGKKLQGL, translated from the coding sequence ATGGCAAAAACCGATATTTTGCTTGAAAGCGGAACAAACGAGCTTGAGATTTTGGAGCTGTTCATTACTGGCCGCTCAGCTTCTGGTGGTGACCCTGAGCAAAGCTTTTTTGGCGTGAATGTCGCCAAGGTTATGCAGGTCATTGAAAGCCCGCAGCTGACGCCTCCAGAATCCGCATCGAACGAGTGCTACATGGGAACGATTTCCTTACGTAAGCATATTGTTCCCGTCCTTGATCTTGCGGTCTGGCTTGGCATTGAGCGTGAACCTCATCCCTTTGAGGTGGTGATGGTCACGGAGTTTTCCAAGGCCGTGACGGGGTTCCTTGTTTCTGGAGTGACCGAGATTCATCGTGTGGGCTGGGGGGATGTTGCCCCGCCGCATGAGTACGTGAGCCGGATGGGATCGACGAGCATCATCGGCATGGTGAACCGGAACAAGCATTTTATTCAGCTTTTGGATCTTGAGCAGATTATTACCTCGCTCGAAATGGACTCCACACGTTTTGACATTGCGCCAGAAACCGTTGCCTCCCGCAAGTATCGTGCGCTGGTGGTGGATGATTCGCCGACCATACGCATGATGCTGAGTCGCAATTTGCAGGCTGCAAATTTTGAACTTCAGGTGACGGGCAATGGGCAGGAAGCGTTTGAGTACGCGCAGCATATTGCCGAAAAGGCAGAGAATGAGGGGCGGCCCGTTCAGGATTATCTGGATATTGTCATAGCGGACATTGAGATGCCGCTGATGGACGGCTTTACCCTGACCCGACGCATCAAGGAAGATGATCGGCTGACCGAGATTCCTGTTATTTTGTATTCGTCGCTCATTACCAAGGAGCTGCGACACAAAGGGGAGTCGGTTGGTGCTGTCGACCAGATTTCCAAGCCGGATATGGACCAGATGGCAGAACGTGCCATTTCCATTCTTGAAGGAAAAAAACTCCAAGGACTGTAG
- a CDS encoding Hpt domain-containing protein, with protein MTHIVPDQDVLDVFIEESRERLSEMEVGLLDIDRFGESSDPEMLNSVFRSAHSIKAGASLLRIRSVERLAHYLEHALGRVRSGHISADSDLVTAMLEGLDALRDLIDAAPNCTRVDVSDEVLCLREALGRAECRAPSATIDS; from the coding sequence ATGACGCATATCGTGCCAGATCAGGATGTACTGGATGTTTTTATTGAAGAGTCTCGTGAGCGGCTGAGTGAAATGGAAGTTGGGCTTTTGGATATTGATCGCTTTGGCGAAAGCTCTGATCCGGAAATGCTCAATTCTGTGTTCCGCTCAGCCCATTCCATCAAGGCCGGAGCCTCGCTTTTGCGGATTCGAAGCGTTGAACGGCTTGCGCATTATCTGGAGCATGCTCTGGGTCGGGTGCGCAGTGGACATATTTCTGCGGATTCAGATCTCGTGACGGCCATGCTTGAAGGGCTGGACGCCCTGCGGGATTTGATTGATGCCGCGCCCAACTGTACCCGGGTTGATGTCTCTGACGAAGTGCTGTGCCTTCGGGAAGCCCTGGGCCGCGCTGAATGCCGGGCGCCAAGTGCAACCATAGACTCATGA
- a CDS encoding DNA integrity scanning protein DisA nucleotide-binding domain protein, with protein sequence MNASSFFNLCAYHVQEGLRDGLSHFSQPSRAALIYAETPTSDICIYDPQDLLRGHEPILEKFFIESQEWRTCSFIHSTLPSFDMRPCDSPSMTGIISYSAHCGSVFHQTWCTEQHPDLCSLSPTEHWLEHAAWVMSQAYEGKNTLLLDLAGTLLQGWSTHAVRNAIVDARTELIGMDTQLRIFPVLDAILAISKTLEEGEKPRGILCFIEPSALRHIHFLARLEHSERPAIHSHKHVRKLLQSVETSGHFLVSDGESIVGIAEHCPEGAASLRAEFCGTHGFLWLEDQLLCSFSDGSFHSSTRKANLVSLEELLIEAGLDSEEQHDLFSSVSQIVESTRERRHGCTLVLDFQEECVSFAGQRLEEPLLLSNPKLLQVARNLAEVDGALHIRKDNTLHGFGCLLDGAAVPAENRSRGARYNSALRFTAARPNIIVVVVSCDRPVSIIFGGVEMSAACPLPPSHSRSSTPHRMEDWLKHS encoded by the coding sequence ATGAATGCATCCTCGTTTTTCAATCTGTGTGCCTATCATGTTCAGGAAGGCCTGCGCGATGGCCTTTCCCATTTTTCGCAGCCAAGCCGGGCCGCGCTCATTTATGCGGAAACGCCTACCAGCGACATCTGTATTTATGACCCTCAGGACCTGCTCAGGGGACACGAGCCTATACTCGAAAAATTCTTCATTGAATCACAGGAATGGCGGACCTGCTCCTTTATTCATTCCACCCTCCCCTCTTTTGACATGCGCCCCTGCGACAGCCCCAGCATGACAGGCATCATCAGCTACAGCGCCCATTGTGGCAGTGTTTTTCACCAAACCTGGTGTACCGAGCAACACCCAGACCTTTGCTCTCTCTCACCAACAGAGCACTGGCTCGAACACGCTGCATGGGTCATGTCGCAGGCCTATGAAGGAAAAAACACACTTCTGCTGGACCTCGCCGGGACCCTGCTTCAGGGCTGGAGCACCCACGCAGTGCGCAATGCCATTGTCGATGCCCGAACCGAACTCATCGGCATGGACACCCAGCTTCGCATCTTTCCTGTGCTTGATGCCATTCTCGCCATTTCCAAAACACTGGAAGAAGGAGAAAAGCCACGGGGCATTCTCTGCTTTATTGAACCCTCAGCCCTGCGGCACATCCATTTTCTGGCCCGCCTAGAACACAGCGAACGCCCAGCCATTCACAGCCACAAGCACGTACGAAAACTGCTCCAGTCTGTGGAGACCAGCGGGCATTTTCTTGTTTCTGACGGGGAAAGTATTGTTGGTATTGCCGAGCACTGCCCAGAAGGGGCAGCAAGCCTGCGTGCAGAATTTTGCGGAACACATGGCTTCCTCTGGCTGGAAGACCAGCTTTTATGCAGTTTTTCTGACGGCTCGTTTCATTCCTCTACCCGCAAGGCCAATCTGGTCTCACTTGAGGAACTGCTCATTGAGGCAGGACTGGATTCCGAGGAACAGCACGACCTGTTCAGCTCGGTTTCACAAATTGTGGAAAGCACACGCGAAAGGCGGCATGGATGCACGCTGGTGCTGGATTTTCAGGAAGAGTGCGTCAGCTTTGCAGGCCAGCGTCTGGAAGAACCGCTTCTACTCAGCAACCCAAAACTTTTGCAGGTCGCACGAAATCTGGCCGAGGTGGACGGCGCCCTGCACATTCGCAAAGACAACACCCTGCACGGCTTTGGATGCCTGCTTGATGGAGCGGCTGTTCCAGCAGAAAACCGTTCTCGCGGCGCACGCTACAACTCGGCACTCCGCTTCACGGCAGCACGACCCAATATCATTGTGGTCGTGGTGTCCTGCGACAGACCTGTCTCCATTATTTTTGGGGGAGTCGAGATGTCAGCGGCGTGCCCGCTCCCGCCTTCCCATAGCAGGAGCAGCACACCGCACAGAATGGAGGATTGGCTCAAACACTCATGA